The proteins below come from a single Carnobacterium divergens DSM 20623 genomic window:
- a CDS encoding VOC family protein produces MPLNIYLNFKNQARDAIELYEKVFSVKCQDIMTYGEVEMEGAPPMDEATKKLIMNASIEMEGTKVMFADVPDFMEYKPGDNITLVIDTSDETQLTTQFNQLAEGGKITMPLTETFWSKKYGQVIDKFGIGWQFNLS; encoded by the coding sequence ATGCCTTTAAATATCTATTTAAATTTCAAAAATCAAGCAAGAGATGCAATCGAATTATATGAGAAAGTATTTTCAGTAAAATGTCAGGATATTATGACCTATGGAGAAGTTGAAATGGAAGGGGCACCTCCCATGGATGAAGCAACTAAAAAGCTCATCATGAATGCCAGTATTGAAATGGAAGGTACGAAAGTCATGTTCGCTGATGTTCCTGATTTTATGGAGTATAAGCCGGGCGATAATATTACCTTAGTCATTGATACATCCGATGAAACTCAGTTAACTACTCAATTTAATCAATTAGCTGAAGGTGGGAAAATAACGATGCCCTTGACAGAAACATTTTGGTCTAAGAAGTATGGTCAAGTAATCGATAAGTTTGGCATTGGATGGCAATTTAATCTATCATAA
- a CDS encoding helix-turn-helix domain-containing protein, producing MKSLIEQKDSRKLALLDYLAVTQKTSVDACSAYLNISEKVLLLELMQLQNFIETWADQLNITIENDTISFSKNPTFEMENVYVALRKNSTFYLLLNESFQSKEATLNDFAEAYYCSYNYVYRAKERVAQYIAEYNFQFDSKTLALKGNKQALRFFFYNFYWEVLKGKDWPFGKELRIELEDKLKGMEADITLTPIEKEKFLYWMAICYLQVKKQQTVDQNSLYQIVAEQDPQFVKVKEQLASLYETTEIDDEVKTEEVYFLYFGLLLVQEKNILSTISSADKKILAETKPLIQMKMKLAKENNLKFK from the coding sequence ATGAAGTCACTAATAGAACAAAAAGACAGCAGAAAACTTGCTTTACTAGACTATTTGGCAGTAACTCAAAAGACATCAGTAGACGCTTGTAGTGCCTATTTAAATATAAGTGAAAAAGTTTTACTATTAGAACTGATGCAACTTCAAAATTTTATAGAAACCTGGGCAGACCAACTAAACATTACAATTGAAAATGATACAATTTCATTTAGTAAAAATCCAACTTTTGAAATGGAAAACGTCTATGTTGCTCTTAGAAAAAATTCTACTTTCTATTTATTACTTAACGAATCATTTCAATCAAAAGAAGCAACATTAAATGATTTTGCAGAAGCATATTACTGTAGCTATAATTATGTTTACCGTGCGAAAGAAAGAGTAGCACAATACATTGCGGAGTATAATTTTCAATTTGATTCAAAAACATTAGCGCTAAAAGGCAATAAACAAGCACTTCGGTTTTTCTTTTACAATTTCTACTGGGAGGTTCTAAAAGGAAAAGATTGGCCTTTTGGAAAAGAACTTAGAATCGAATTAGAAGATAAGCTAAAAGGGATGGAAGCAGACATTACGTTAACACCAATTGAAAAAGAAAAATTCCTTTATTGGATGGCTATCTGTTACCTACAAGTTAAAAAACAACAAACAGTGGATCAAAATTCTTTGTACCAAATAGTTGCGGAACAAGACCCACAATTTGTAAAAGTAAAAGAGCAATTAGCTTCTCTTTACGAAACAACTGAAATTGATGATGAGGTCAAAACAGAAGAAGTCTACTTTTTATATTTTGGGTTACTACTGGTTCAAGAAAAAAACATCTTAAGCACGATTAGTTCAGCGGATAAAAAAATCTTGGCCGAAACGAAACCGTTAATTCAAATGAAAATGAAATTAGCAAAAGAAAATAATTTAAAATTTAAATAA
- a CDS encoding helix-turn-helix domain-containing protein produces the protein MIRLLNKDALNKLKLFYLLKESDEIQTISSVSKKFSLDKRTTLRLLQAFQQDILQFCLEKDIHLDFQNERNIIFTLVDSFDPQILYVNYLEQSINFKACLDIFNQDFTNISQFSAKHYQSVSTTKRYLDSLKRLVKQYDLTLDLAKNQMIVGKEHQIRYFYYTFFWESYSSTQWPFPDIDLHRLQVTLHDITKNFKNLPIPDVNKMIVWIAVSLIRIKQGYVIDYEEDYQQFQNHNLSYDQFREFALTLAETLSLPAELLTKYELQFLYFSLATTSSFSHHDFYSVVDIDTNHEFVPVTASQIWIKRFCTFFEISLTPNEYFYLYTNLLSLHSRALYLIGPSNVYGILDNGSNIFKRSPDNYVKIKQFCLKLERDEPYFSLIFKRNNQLIPQYLILVLDLLKRKEKPVSIYLASGLNVIERDSLQEQMKDLNPFPIVFNEHIEDIDLIITDVSIPKIFSKDIPVFHWNPIPTKKDLKLVTKLLSELHYVKNNK, from the coding sequence TTGATACGGTTACTAAATAAAGATGCCTTAAATAAATTAAAATTATTTTATCTTTTAAAGGAATCTGACGAAATTCAAACCATTTCATCAGTATCTAAAAAATTTAGTCTAGATAAGCGAACAACTCTTAGATTGTTACAAGCTTTTCAACAAGATATTCTTCAATTTTGTTTAGAAAAGGATATTCATTTAGATTTTCAAAACGAGCGTAACATTATTTTTACGCTTGTTGATTCCTTTGATCCTCAAATACTCTATGTAAATTATTTAGAACAGTCCATCAATTTTAAGGCTTGTTTAGATATTTTCAACCAAGATTTTACGAACATCTCTCAATTTTCTGCCAAGCACTATCAAAGTGTTTCAACCACTAAACGTTATTTGGACAGCTTAAAACGTTTAGTGAAGCAATATGATTTAACTTTGGATCTTGCAAAAAATCAAATGATTGTTGGTAAAGAACATCAAATTCGCTACTTCTACTATACTTTTTTTTGGGAATCGTATAGCTCTACACAATGGCCCTTCCCGGATATTGATTTGCATAGATTACAAGTAACTCTTCATGATATTACAAAGAATTTTAAAAATCTTCCCATTCCTGATGTTAATAAAATGATTGTCTGGATTGCAGTTTCTCTAATTCGAATTAAACAGGGTTATGTCATTGATTATGAAGAAGACTATCAACAATTTCAAAACCACAATCTTTCCTACGACCAATTCCGAGAATTTGCACTGACTTTAGCTGAAACTTTAAGTTTGCCTGCTGAATTATTGACGAAATACGAACTGCAGTTTTTGTATTTTTCATTAGCGACCACCAGCTCTTTTTCTCATCATGATTTTTATTCAGTTGTTGATATTGATACAAATCATGAATTTGTACCTGTTACTGCTAGTCAAATATGGATTAAACGATTCTGTACATTTTTTGAAATCTCGTTAACTCCGAACGAGTATTTCTACCTTTATACAAATTTACTCTCTCTACACAGCCGCGCACTATATTTAATTGGACCTAGTAATGTTTATGGTATTTTAGACAATGGTTCTAACATTTTTAAGCGTTCTCCAGATAACTATGTGAAAATTAAACAATTCTGTTTAAAATTAGAAAGAGATGAACCTTATTTTTCACTTATTTTTAAACGCAACAATCAATTGATCCCACAGTATTTAATTTTAGTCCTTGATTTGCTAAAAAGAAAAGAAAAACCCGTTTCGATTTACCTTGCTTCTGGTTTAAATGTCATCGAACGAGACTCTTTACAAGAGCAAATGAAAGATTTAAATCCTTTTCCGATTGTATTTAATGAACACATCGAAGATATTGATTTGATTATAACCGATGTTTCAATACCTAAAATTTTTAGTAAAGATATACCTGTTTTTCATTGGAATCCGATTCCTACTAAAAAAGATTTAAAATTAGTAACTAAGCTTCTTTCTGAATTGCATTATGTAAAAAATAATAAATAA
- a CDS encoding dUTP diphosphatase, with amino-acid sequence MTRKRGFEVISKYQDQGINLPTRATKQAAGYDFEASEDVVIPTFWKTLVKNVIWEVTNAFKDTEITMEDQKFLKPVLVPTGIKAYMGAEEYLQLANRSGNPLKNFLILANGVGVIDADYYGNDANEGHIMFQFINFGLTDKVIKKGERVGQGIFLPFLKVDNDTSETERTGGFGSSGN; translated from the coding sequence ATGACCAGAAAAAGAGGATTTGAAGTAATAAGTAAGTATCAAGATCAAGGAATCAATCTCCCAACAAGAGCTACTAAACAAGCAGCAGGTTATGATTTTGAAGCATCGGAAGATGTTGTCATTCCTACTTTTTGGAAAACATTAGTAAAAAATGTGATTTGGGAAGTAACGAATGCATTTAAAGATACAGAGATTACGATGGAAGATCAAAAATTTTTAAAACCCGTGTTAGTACCAACTGGCATCAAAGCATATATGGGGGCTGAAGAATATTTGCAGCTAGCAAACCGTTCCGGTAATCCCTTGAAAAATTTCTTGATTTTAGCTAATGGTGTTGGTGTAATCGATGCAGATTATTATGGCAATGATGCTAATGAAGGACATATTATGTTTCAATTTATCAATTTTGGTTTAACAGATAAAGTTATTAAAAAAGGTGAACGAGTAGGTCAAGGCATCTTTTTACCCTTTTTGAAAGTAGATAATGATACATCTGAAACAGAACGCACAGGCGGATTTGGTTCTTCAGGCAACTAG
- a CDS encoding SDR family oxidoreductase → MKKLIVITGASSGFGKEMAYLFSRAGHPLLLIGRRVDLMEQFNLPNTLVRKVDVRDASEFEKAVREAEQKYGKVDLLINNAGMMLLGNVWEQDSDEWQMMLDINIKGVLNGSKIVLKDMMERNAGSIVNISSIAGRKTFGNHAVYSASKFGVHALTETIREEVASTNVRVMLVAPGAAETELLGHTTSDSIKEGYQEWKATMGGTSMNPKYVAESVKFMYDLPQEVIIRELLIAATKQDA, encoded by the coding sequence ATGAAAAAATTAATTGTGATTACGGGTGCAAGTAGTGGTTTTGGAAAAGAAATGGCTTATTTATTTAGTAGAGCGGGGCATCCATTATTATTAATTGGACGTCGTGTAGACTTAATGGAGCAATTTAATTTGCCAAATACTCTTGTTCGAAAAGTAGATGTGAGAGATGCTAGTGAATTTGAAAAAGCTGTTCGTGAAGCAGAACAAAAATACGGGAAAGTTGATTTATTAATTAACAATGCAGGCATGATGTTGCTTGGAAATGTATGGGAACAAGATAGTGATGAGTGGCAAATGATGTTGGATATTAACATCAAAGGAGTCTTAAATGGAAGTAAAATTGTACTAAAAGATATGATGGAAAGAAATGCCGGTTCGATTGTAAATATTTCTTCCATTGCAGGTCGTAAAACTTTTGGCAATCATGCGGTTTACAGTGCGTCGAAGTTTGGTGTTCATGCCTTAACAGAAACTATTCGAGAGGAAGTAGCTAGCACTAACGTTCGAGTAATGCTAGTTGCGCCAGGGGCTGCTGAGACGGAACTGTTGGGTCATACTACTAGCGATAGTATCAAAGAAGGCTATCAAGAATGGAAAGCAACGATGGGTGGGACTTCAATGAATCCTAAATACGTGGCTGAATCTGTTAAATTCATGTATGATTTGCCACAAGAAGTGATTATTCGAGAATTGCTGATTGCTGCTACGAAACAAGACGCCTAA
- a CDS encoding winged helix-turn-helix transcriptional regulator, protein MYLNEFDATMKLIQGKWKIMILYELYESKTVRFNELQKYIEKISHKTLTNQLRELEQDQLIQRKIFKEVPPHVEYSLTESGQSMIPVLDVICNWGLEHISHDKIQRLLCNEE, encoded by the coding sequence ATGTATTTAAATGAATTTGATGCCACCATGAAATTAATTCAAGGCAAATGGAAAATTATGATTCTATATGAACTTTATGAAAGCAAAACCGTTCGTTTCAATGAACTTCAAAAATACATCGAAAAAATCTCACATAAAACATTAACCAATCAACTACGAGAACTAGAACAAGACCAACTTATTCAACGGAAAATCTTTAAGGAAGTTCCTCCTCATGTTGAATACTCTCTGACAGAAAGCGGACAAAGTATGATTCCTGTATTGGATGTTATTTGTAATTGGGGATTGGAACATATTTCTCATGATAAAATCCAGCGTTTATTATGTAATGAAGAATAG
- a CDS encoding NupC/NupG family nucleoside CNT transporter codes for MKYLIGVIGIFLILGTAWLFSKDRKKIKFRPIFTMLVLQFVLGYILLNTGVGNYLVSGIADGFGQLLMYASEGVNFVFGDVINPKGNSFFLAVLMPIVFISALIGILQYIKVLPFIIKYLGLGLSKINGMGKLESYNAVASVILGQSEVFISVKKQLDLLSEKRLYTLCASAMSTVSMSIVGSYMMLLKPEYVVTALVLNLFGGFIIVSLLNPYEVSEEEDMLEVQNEEKQTFFEMLGEYIMDGFRVAITVGAMLIGFVALIAMINAIFEGVFGISFQNVLGYAFSPLAFLVGIPWSEAIDAGSIMATKLVSNEFVAMTNLKMGNLQFSDRSMAILSIFLVSFANFSSIGIISGAIKSLNERQGNVAAKLGLKLLFGATLVSFLSAAVAGLLF; via the coding sequence ATGAAGTATTTAATTGGAGTTATCGGTATTTTTCTGATTTTAGGAACGGCATGGTTATTTAGCAAAGATCGTAAAAAAATCAAATTTCGACCAATCTTTACGATGTTGGTTTTACAGTTTGTACTAGGGTACATATTGTTGAATACTGGAGTAGGAAATTACTTAGTTTCTGGAATTGCAGATGGATTTGGCCAATTACTTATGTATGCTTCAGAAGGAGTAAATTTTGTTTTTGGTGATGTCATCAATCCAAAAGGGAATTCATTTTTCTTAGCAGTGTTGATGCCCATCGTGTTTATCTCAGCTTTGATTGGAATTTTACAATATATCAAAGTACTGCCATTTATTATTAAATATCTAGGTCTAGGCTTAAGTAAAATTAATGGTATGGGTAAATTAGAGTCGTATAATGCAGTCGCTTCTGTTATTTTAGGTCAATCAGAAGTTTTCATTTCAGTCAAAAAGCAATTGGATTTATTATCTGAAAAACGTCTGTATACGCTATGTGCTTCAGCTATGTCTACGGTTTCCATGTCGATTGTCGGTTCTTATATGATGTTGTTAAAACCAGAATATGTCGTTACAGCATTAGTTTTGAATTTATTTGGCGGATTTATCATTGTTTCGTTATTAAATCCATATGAAGTTTCTGAAGAAGAGGATATGTTGGAAGTTCAAAATGAAGAAAAACAAACCTTCTTTGAAATGCTGGGCGAATATATTATGGATGGTTTTAGAGTAGCGATTACAGTTGGAGCGATGTTGATTGGTTTTGTTGCATTAATTGCAATGATTAATGCCATTTTTGAAGGTGTTTTTGGAATCTCTTTCCAAAATGTATTAGGATATGCCTTTTCACCATTAGCCTTTTTAGTGGGAATACCTTGGAGCGAAGCCATTGATGCAGGAAGCATTATGGCAACTAAATTGGTTTCCAATGAATTTGTGGCAATGACCAACCTAAAAATGGGAAATCTTCAATTTTCAGACCGTTCAATGGCAATTCTCTCTATCTTTTTAGTTTCATTTGCTAATTTTTCATCGATTGGTATCATTTCAGGCGCAATTAAGAGCTTAAATGAACGTCAAGGAAATGTAGCAGCGAAATTAGGATTAAAATTATTATTTGGAGCAACCTTAGTTAGCTTTTTATCAGCTGCTGTTGCAGGCTTGTTATTTTAA
- a CDS encoding 5'-nucleotidase C-terminal domain-containing protein, with translation MENKKVGKRYTKQFMLHLVMVTLMVFGGMAPTVSAIGEAQTATSSETNEPVEKELKADTEVPSAVESDAKKEVVKEEPFLKEELEPSVSKDVHAPVVEEQPKEVETQKQTLTILGTTDVHGNLWDWSYEDSAQKNVGLAKVSTFVQETRKQNPNTLLIDNGDNIQGTLLTDDLYNVKPELLTQIHPMIAAMNYMDYDSMTLGNHEFNFGLDLIKKIQNEANFPLLSANTYKKADGQHFVDAYRIKEVNGVKVAILGLTIPHIPVWDGGKVDSLEFKSLREEAKKQVKLLKEKEQADIIVASIHAGLDNRDPEAAAINVIEEVPEIDAYLVGHDHKDIARKIKDSNGTEKPVGGAQDTGTGVVKIDLAVSKTVDTEKWNVESSSVEVVKTAKYPADEKLKTLTNSYHETVNQFIKDPIATATADFLPQEEVKGIPEAQIKPTAMISLINNVQKQVTGADISAAALFKASSSLPAGPVTFATIFDIYKYANTLVGVEITGAQLKNYMERQAAYYNQYQAGDVTVSFNENIRVYNYDMFSGVDYKIDISKPVNSRITDLTYQGKAINDTDSFKLAINNYRYEGLKSDGIITAEPYYSSDPLTLRSAIVDYVKTKGTIDPTEELENNWEIIGADLTHYLRPYIVEQVNLGNIEVKQSDTGRTPNIESLNVNKLIAEGKIPEEIINQKTPFTIMHTNDMHGRMDADLKNNTLGVAKLKTYKDQIQPTLMVDAGDAFQGLPLSNYRQGLDMAAAMNAVGYDAMTVGNHEFDFGYDVAMAYKNALNFPIVSANVYKDGARSFEPYTIVEKAGRKYAIIGLTTPETATKTHPDNVEGVTFTDPIPEAKELLTELKGKADSYVFLSHLGVDETTPTKWRSDTLAKSLSEDPAFSDFDMVILDGHSHTALKEGLRFGNVLLAQTGNYLNNVGIVKADFGKNPSSLNASLTPAASLAELVPDPTVQAIVETAKTNFAEGTSEVVIPYNPFTLNGERDNVRTRETNLGNLISDALYDYGQTGFAHPSDFAVINGGGIRASLLQGPVTKGDVIAVLPFGNIISQVAATGDQVYQLFEHSLRSMPRTDKEGKVILDDNGLPALGANGGFLQASESIRVYYDSTKKGADPEAKTAGERILRVELLNKQTGKYEPLDKMKTYYVTTNDFLAAGGDGFTMLGGEREEGPSMEMIVMDYLKSAGTLRAVSTKGTVDLSKYATEFPGARIVSMTEEDFLNANKPKPEVPGNNESGIGEETTSPGTGNQSNKPAGNQNWNTNTNNQEKISNTERNFPATGEQQGNELLSGFALLALTSVGLWCNSRRKKTS, from the coding sequence TTGGAAAATAAAAAAGTTGGCAAGCGTTATACGAAGCAATTTATGCTTCATTTAGTAATGGTAACGCTAATGGTATTTGGGGGAATGGCACCGACGGTTTCAGCGATTGGAGAAGCACAGACTGCAACAAGTAGCGAAACGAACGAGCCGGTTGAAAAGGAATTGAAAGCGGATACCGAAGTTCCTAGTGCAGTTGAATCAGATGCTAAGAAAGAGGTTGTCAAAGAAGAACCATTTCTAAAAGAAGAGCTTGAACCTTCTGTAAGTAAGGACGTTCACGCTCCTGTTGTGGAAGAACAACCAAAAGAAGTAGAGACTCAAAAACAGACATTGACGATTTTAGGAACAACCGATGTACATGGGAATTTGTGGGACTGGTCTTATGAGGATTCAGCTCAAAAAAATGTAGGACTAGCAAAAGTCAGTACGTTCGTTCAAGAAACACGAAAACAAAATCCAAACACACTATTGATTGATAATGGTGACAATATTCAAGGAACACTCTTAACCGATGACCTTTACAATGTGAAACCAGAACTATTAACTCAAATCCATCCCATGATTGCGGCAATGAATTACATGGATTATGACTCCATGACGTTAGGCAATCACGAATTTAATTTCGGTTTAGATTTAATAAAAAAAATACAAAATGAAGCTAATTTCCCACTATTATCAGCAAATACGTACAAAAAAGCTGATGGGCAACATTTTGTAGATGCCTATCGCATTAAAGAAGTTAATGGTGTTAAAGTTGCGATTTTAGGCTTAACAATTCCACATATTCCAGTGTGGGATGGAGGGAAAGTCGATTCTCTAGAATTTAAATCATTAAGAGAAGAAGCTAAAAAACAAGTTAAGCTACTAAAAGAAAAAGAACAGGCGGATATTATTGTTGCATCAATTCATGCAGGTTTAGATAATCGAGATCCAGAAGCAGCAGCTATTAACGTCATTGAAGAAGTGCCAGAGATTGATGCCTATTTAGTAGGACATGATCATAAAGACATCGCACGTAAAATTAAAGATAGTAATGGAACTGAAAAACCAGTTGGTGGCGCACAAGACACTGGAACTGGTGTAGTAAAAATTGATTTAGCCGTTTCAAAAACAGTAGATACTGAAAAATGGAATGTAGAAAGCAGTTCTGTTGAAGTTGTCAAAACAGCTAAATATCCAGCAGATGAAAAATTAAAGACTTTAACAAACAGCTACCACGAAACAGTCAATCAATTTATTAAAGACCCGATTGCAACAGCAACAGCGGATTTCTTACCACAAGAAGAAGTTAAAGGAATCCCGGAAGCACAAATAAAACCAACAGCAATGATTTCGTTAATTAACAATGTACAAAAGCAAGTAACAGGAGCAGATATTTCAGCAGCCGCTCTTTTCAAAGCGTCTAGCTCGTTGCCAGCAGGCCCTGTTACTTTTGCAACGATTTTTGATATCTATAAATATGCGAACACATTAGTAGGTGTAGAAATTACTGGTGCTCAATTAAAAAACTATATGGAACGGCAAGCTGCTTACTACAATCAATACCAAGCAGGGGACGTTACAGTTAGCTTTAATGAAAATATTCGCGTATACAATTACGACATGTTTTCTGGAGTTGACTATAAAATTGACATTTCGAAACCAGTAAACTCAAGAATTACTGACTTGACCTATCAAGGGAAAGCAATTAACGATACGGATTCCTTTAAATTAGCTATCAATAATTACCGCTACGAAGGTCTCAAAAGTGACGGCATTATTACTGCTGAACCTTATTATTCATCAGATCCTTTAACCTTGAGAAGTGCGATTGTAGACTATGTTAAAACCAAAGGTACCATTGATCCAACTGAAGAATTAGAAAACAATTGGGAAATCATTGGGGCAGATTTGACTCATTATCTAAGACCCTATATTGTTGAACAAGTTAACCTTGGTAATATCGAAGTTAAACAATCCGATACAGGTAGAACACCTAATATTGAATCTTTAAACGTTAATAAACTAATTGCAGAAGGAAAAATTCCAGAAGAAATAATCAATCAAAAAACACCTTTTACAATTATGCACACAAATGACATGCATGGAAGAATGGATGCAGATCTTAAAAACAACACACTTGGAGTAGCTAAATTAAAAACTTATAAAGATCAAATTCAGCCAACCCTAATGGTCGATGCAGGAGATGCTTTCCAAGGTTTGCCACTTTCAAATTATCGTCAAGGATTAGATATGGCAGCCGCAATGAATGCGGTAGGATATGATGCGATGACAGTCGGGAATCATGAATTTGATTTTGGTTACGACGTGGCTATGGCATACAAAAACGCGTTAAACTTTCCAATAGTATCGGCAAATGTGTACAAAGATGGGGCACGTTCATTTGAACCCTATACGATTGTTGAAAAAGCGGGACGTAAATACGCGATTATTGGTTTAACTACGCCTGAAACAGCAACAAAAACACATCCAGATAATGTTGAAGGTGTGACCTTTACAGATCCAATTCCTGAAGCAAAAGAACTATTAACGGAACTTAAAGGAAAAGCGGATTCGTATGTATTTTTAAGTCACTTAGGAGTAGATGAAACGACGCCAACCAAGTGGCGAAGCGACACTCTAGCTAAGTCTTTAAGTGAAGATCCGGCGTTTAGCGATTTTGATATGGTCATTTTAGATGGTCATTCTCACACAGCCTTAAAAGAAGGTCTTCGATTTGGCAATGTTTTACTTGCGCAAACGGGTAATTATTTAAACAATGTTGGGATTGTAAAAGCAGACTTTGGGAAAAATCCAAGCTCATTAAATGCTTCTCTAACACCAGCAGCTAGTTTAGCTGAATTAGTACCAGATCCAACAGTACAAGCCATTGTAGAAACTGCTAAAACAAACTTTGCAGAAGGAACATCAGAAGTAGTGATTCCTTATAATCCATTTACACTTAATGGCGAGCGAGACAATGTTCGTACAAGAGAAACGAATTTAGGAAACTTAATTAGTGATGCTTTGTATGATTACGGTCAAACTGGTTTTGCTCACCCCTCAGATTTTGCAGTCATTAATGGCGGGGGTATTCGTGCAAGCTTATTGCAAGGACCCGTGACAAAGGGAGATGTCATTGCAGTTCTACCATTTGGGAATATTATTTCGCAAGTTGCAGCAACTGGAGATCAAGTATATCAACTGTTCGAGCATTCACTTCGTTCAATGCCACGAACAGATAAAGAAGGCAAGGTCATTTTAGATGACAATGGACTTCCAGCATTAGGAGCTAATGGAGGCTTCTTACAGGCATCAGAATCGATTCGTGTCTATTACGATTCTACTAAAAAAGGCGCGGATCCAGAAGCTAAAACAGCAGGCGAACGCATTTTAAGAGTAGAATTGCTAAATAAACAAACAGGCAAATACGAGCCATTAGACAAAATGAAAACTTACTATGTTACAACAAATGATTTCCTAGCAGCAGGAGGCGATGGCTTTACAATGCTAGGTGGGGAACGTGAAGAAGGGCCATCCATGGAAATGATTGTGATGGATTACCTGAAATCAGCCGGTACGCTTCGTGCCGTTTCAACTAAAGGAACGGTTGATTTGTCGAAATATGCTACGGAATTTCCAGGTGCACGTATTGTTTCAATGACGGAAGAAGACTTTTTAAATGCGAATAAACCAAAACCCGAAGTCCCAGGTAATAATGAATCGGGTATTGGAGAAGAAACAACTAGTCCAGGAACTGGAAATCAAAGTAACAAACCAGCTGGCAATCAAAATTGGAACACGAATACCAACAATCAAGAAAAAATTTCTAACACAGAGAGGAATTTCCCAGCAACAGGAGAACAACAGGGAAACGAGTTGCTAAGTGGTTTTGCTTTACTTGCTTTGACAAGTGTAGGGCTATGGTGCAATAGTAGACGAAAAAAAACATCTTGA
- a CDS encoding zinc ribbon domain-containing protein YjdM, whose amino-acid sequence MQSLPNCPECQSEYTYEDGSLLVCPECGHEWSVESNEETNEQNVIKDSNGNILNDGDTITVIKDLKVKGSSSALKMGTRVKNIRLVDGDHNIDCKIDGFGPMKLKSEFVKKI is encoded by the coding sequence ATGCAATCTTTACCAAATTGTCCTGAATGTCAGTCAGAATATACTTATGAAGATGGTAGCCTTTTGGTTTGCCCAGAGTGTGGTCATGAGTGGAGTGTAGAATCAAACGAAGAAACGAATGAGCAAAACGTTATCAAAGATTCTAACGGCAATATTTTGAATGATGGAGACACCATTACTGTAATCAAAGACTTAAAAGTCAAAGGAAGCTCATCTGCATTAAAAATGGGAACACGTGTTAAAAATATTCGTTTAGTTGATGGAGACCATAACATTGATTGTAAAATTGATGGCTTTGGTCCAATGAAATTAAAATCTGAATTTGTTAAAAAGATTTAA
- a CDS encoding DNA alkylation repair protein codes for MNVIEIMTQLAELGTEQTKKTFIRHGAPGPLFGVKIGDLKKHLVKEVKKNQQLALDLFDTGNSDAQYLAGLAINPKLMTKNQLEHWANTSNWSAISEAIVASVAAESPYAIELALKWIHSDDELLEDTGWSCYGKFLSIAPDTAINHQEVLLLLNTIEQTIHQAKNAVRYTMNSFVISVGCYCPSLLDKAKKTALTIGAVDVRMGDTACKVPLAITNIEKAVQMNRVGKKRKRAVC; via the coding sequence ATGAATGTAATAGAGATAATGACACAGCTTGCTGAACTTGGAACCGAACAAACAAAAAAAACATTTATCCGACATGGAGCACCAGGTCCTTTATTTGGAGTGAAAATTGGCGATTTAAAAAAACATCTTGTGAAAGAAGTTAAAAAAAATCAACAACTTGCTTTAGATTTATTTGATACTGGCAATTCAGATGCCCAATATTTAGCTGGCTTAGCTATCAATCCTAAATTAATGACAAAAAATCAATTAGAACATTGGGCAAATACGTCTAATTGGTCTGCCATCAGCGAAGCGATTGTAGCTAGCGTTGCTGCGGAGAGTCCTTACGCAATCGAATTGGCTTTAAAGTGGATTCATTCAGATGATGAATTACTTGAAGATACCGGCTGGAGTTGTTATGGAAAGTTTCTCTCCATTGCTCCTGACACCGCCATCAATCATCAAGAAGTACTTCTTTTATTAAATACGATTGAACAGACCATTCATCAAGCAAAAAATGCTGTTCGCTATACTATGAATAGCTTTGTAATATCAGTTGGTTGTTATTGCCCTTCTTTACTCGATAAAGCAAAAAAAACCGCACTTACTATTGGAGCTGTAGACGTTAGGATGGGGGACACTGCTTGTAAAGTTCCTCTCGCTATTACAAACATCGAAAAAGCAGTTCAAATGAATCGTGTTGGCAAGAAACGAAAACGAGCTGTTTGTTAA